One window from the genome of Aricia agestis chromosome 22, ilAriAges1.1, whole genome shotgun sequence encodes:
- the LOC121738036 gene encoding thioredoxin-related transmembrane protein 1-like, with protein MARVTKIPQVFNFLFFTLIFISCSTKLASANIELDEDNWTKILDGEWMVEFYAPWCPACNALSPAWRELSQRSKARRMPLKTAAVDVTKSPGLSGRFMVTALPTIFHVKDSEFRQYKGPRDVDSMLEYVERSRWKQTEAVPSWKAPHSIQMGLVAQFFKLSQALRSVHNMLMETYGLPTWGSYLLFALATIFMGALLGLMLVCAIDMLYPPRKVQVSKEEAKLRGKDDEELINDDIVDDAASSDAEKHSPSDTSEDDKEKESGDKPKAEKTEVRKRRPRKDD; from the exons ATGGCGCGCGTTACCAAGATTCCGCAAGTGTtcaatttcttattttttacattaatttttattagttgTTCTACGAAATTAGCTAGTGCGAACATCGAATTAGATGAAGACAACTGGACCAAAATCCTCGATGGCGAATGGATGGTTGAATT CTACGCACCATGGTGTCCGGCCTGCAACGCGCTCTCACCGGCCTGGAGGGAGCTCTCCCAGCGGTCGAAAGCCCGCAGGATGCCCCTCAAGACGGCAGCGGTGGATGTCACTAAGTCACCGGGGCTGAGCGGACGGTTCATGGTCACGGCTCTGCCTACTATATTCCA CGTCAAAGACAGCGAGTTCCGTCAATACAAGGGTCCTCGCGACGTTGACTCCATGCTGGAGTATGTTGAACGGTCTCGGTGGAAGCAGACGGAGGCCGTACCATCGTGGAAGGCCCCGCACTCTATCCAGATGGGACTGGTCGCTCAGTTCTTCAAACTCAGCCAGGCTTTACGA AGCGTACACAACATGCTAATGGAGACATACGGGCTGCCCACCTGGGGTTCCTACCTGCTGTTCGCTCTAGCGACCATCTTCATGGGAGCACTGCTCGGCTTGATGCTAGTCTGTGCGATCGACATGCTGTACCCACCGAGAAAAGTCCAAGTGAGCAAGGAGGAAGCTAAACTACGCGGCAAGGATGATGAG GAATTAATAAACGACGATATCGTTGACGACGCGGCCAGCAGCGATGCTGAGAAGCACTCTCCAAGTGAT ACATCAGAAGATGATAAGGAGAAGGAATCCGGAGACAAGCCGAAAGCCGAGAAGACAGAAGTACGCAAGAGGCGGCCCCGGAAGGATGATTAA